A stretch of the Lactuca sativa cultivar Salinas chromosome 9, Lsat_Salinas_v11, whole genome shotgun sequence genome encodes the following:
- the LOC111902210 gene encoding protein TRM32: MGKMLWTDGDQFDNNHPGCISGIFHALHHQYWHSNVKKIIPHNTNHKANRRYTRISSDNEDPFEFVKLLDPETSHILVDKSNKKTSSTQKKSLKARIKALVSEEQNQEAVSSPRLQRTYSVHHSESNEWVHPIILFPENQDIVSNPSNVKNKDSRDILEMFEVDKELFTNILQETSQLSDTKPKLTKSGSFPSGRNLKPTTLKDKLNEFYKKSKSKKSDSSNYSNNDFNNHGVLIKRASSLNESRDRYAWLFDFNVTNEGVLRPSRSLKLTNISDNFSNAQEPSFVSRNPASFPLGLNSTQDCECLKEDVMDKSDNLSEEEIQSDFHISEENLEKETEKSSKRKKQYKDDDDYSYVKGILERSGFIKNGFEQTWCSSNQLLNPFLFQEIESEYVHDPDQFEEELSELSHRLLIFELVDDVLVTMYERSLTYYPKSLSSLCRIHPAPSGQVLVDEVWKRVSRLVELKPDMSESLDYIVSRDLGSDDGWMNLQLDSECVALDLEDLILDEILEELLCECS; encoded by the exons ATGGGAAAGATGTTGTGGACAGATGGAGATCAGTTTGATAATAATCATCCAGGATGCATATCTGGCATATTTCATGCTCTTCATCACCAATACTGGCACTCTAATGTCAAGAAGATAATTCCCCATAATACAAACCACAAAG CCAACAGAAGATACACAAGGATATCATCAGACAACGAAGATCCTTTTGAATTTGTAAAACTTTTAGATCCAGAAACAAGTCATATACTG GTGGATAAGAGTAATAAAAAAACAAGCTCAACCCAAAAAAAGTCACTAAAAGCTCGTATAAAAGCATTAGTTTCTGAAGAACAAAATCAAGAAGCTGTATCAAGTCCAAGGTTACAAAGGACTTATTCAGTTCATCATTCAGAAAGCAATGAATGGGTTCACCCCATCATTTTGTTTCCTGAAAATCAAGATATTGTATCAAATCCTAGTAATGTTAAGAATAAGGATTCACGGGATATTTTAGAAATGTTTGAAGTTGACAAAGAGTTATTTACAAATATCTTACAAGAAACCTCCCAACTTTCTGATACAAAACCAAAATTAACCAAATCAGGTTCTTTTCCTTCTGGTAGAAATTTGAAGCCAACAACCCTCAAAGATAAGCTGAATGAGTTCTACAAGAAATCAAAATCCAAGAAATCAGATtcatcaaattattcaaacaatgATTTCAACAATCATGGTGTTCTTATCAAAAGAGCATCTTCCCTTAATGAATCTAGAGATAGATATGCTTGGTTGTTTGATTTTAATGTCACTAATGAAGGTGTTCTTCGACCTTCTAGAAGCTTGAAGCTAACAAACATAAGTGACAACTTTTCAAATGCTCAAGAACCAAGTTTTGTTTCAAGGAATCCGGCTTCTTTTCCTTTAGGGTTAAATTCTACTCAAGATTGTGAGTGTTTGAAAGAAGATGTAATGGATAAAAGTGACAATCTTTCAGAAGAAGAAATTCAGTCAGATTTTCACATCTCAGAAGAAAATCTTGAGAAGGAAACTGAAAAGTCATCAAAGAGAAAAAAACAATACAAAGATGATGATGATTATAGTTATGTGAAGGGGATTCTAGAGAGATCAGGTTTCATCAAGAATGGTTTTGAACAAACATGGTGTTCATCAAATCAACTATTAAATCCTTTTTTATTTCAAGAAATAGAATCTGAATATGTTCATGATCCAGACCAATTTGAAGAGGAACTGAGTGAATTATCTCATCGATTACTCATCTTTGAATTGGTTGATGATGTTTTGGTTACCATGTATGAAAGATCATTGACATACTATCCGAAATCGTTGTCTTCTTTATGCCGCATTCATCCTGCTCCATCTGGACAAGTTCTTGTTGATGAAGTCTGGAAGCGTGTGAGTCGACTCGTTGAGTTGAAACCGGATATGAGTGAGTCGTTGGATTATATTGTGTCTAGGGATTTGGGAAGCGATGATGGTTGGATGAATTTGCAGTTGGATTCTGAGTGTGTTGCACTTGATTTGGAAGATTTGATTCTCGATGAAATTTTAGAAGAATTGTTGTGTGAATGTAGTTAG